In a single window of the Streptomyces sp. NBC_00353 genome:
- a CDS encoding family 1 encapsulin nanocompartment shell protein gives MNNLHRELAPVTEAAWDQIEEEARRTFSRHLAGRRVVDVTDPEGPALAAVGDGHLRDIDPPTPDVIARARTSKPVIEWRVPFTVTRAAVDDVERGSDDSDWQPVKDAARTCAFAEDMAIIDGYAAAGITGLRDGSSHPALPLPADARDYPTTVSQALTQLRLAGVDGPYRLLLGADAFTEATETSDHGYPVATHLARLLDDQILWAPAVKGGVLLSTRGGDFELRLGQDLSIGYQDHDATHIRLYFHQSFTFRMLTPEAVIPIVA, from the coding sequence ATGAACAACCTCCACCGCGAACTCGCCCCCGTCACGGAAGCCGCCTGGGACCAGATCGAAGAAGAGGCCCGGCGCACCTTCAGCCGCCATCTGGCGGGCCGCCGCGTCGTCGATGTGACGGACCCGGAGGGGCCCGCGCTCGCGGCGGTCGGTGACGGGCATCTGCGTGACATCGATCCGCCGACACCGGACGTCATCGCGCGGGCCCGTACGTCGAAGCCGGTCATCGAGTGGCGGGTGCCGTTCACGGTGACCCGGGCGGCCGTGGACGACGTCGAGCGCGGCTCCGACGACAGCGACTGGCAGCCCGTCAAGGACGCCGCCCGGACCTGTGCGTTCGCCGAGGACATGGCCATCATCGACGGGTACGCCGCCGCCGGGATCACCGGTCTTCGGGACGGCTCCTCGCATCCCGCGCTGCCGCTGCCGGCCGATGCCCGCGACTACCCGACCACCGTGAGCCAGGCGCTGACCCAGCTGCGGCTGGCCGGTGTGGACGGGCCGTACCGGCTGCTGCTCGGCGCCGACGCGTTCACCGAGGCGACCGAGACGTCCGACCACGGCTACCCGGTGGCCACGCATCTCGCGCGACTGCTGGACGACCAGATCCTGTGGGCGCCCGCCGTCAAGGGCGGGGTACTGCTGTCCACCCGTGGCGGCGACTTCGAGCTGCGGCTGGGCCAGGACTTGTCCATCGGCTATCAGGACCACGACGCGACCCACATCCGGCTCTACTTCCACCAGTCGTTCACGTTCCGGATGCTGACGCCGGAGGCCGTGATCCCGATCGTCGCCTGA
- a CDS encoding Dyp-type peroxidase — protein MPDAVPDPAAAQPVVSPLTTAALILVVTIEPGGEAAVREALPDLGAFARSIDFRFPGSDLACVTGFGSDAWDRLFAGPRPAGLHPFQELRGARHHAPATPGDLLFHIRGERMDVCYEWAARLIGRLSGAVKVVDETQGFRYLDHRDLLGFVDGTENPVGAGARAAALVGSADPDFAGGSYVIVQKYLHDLAGWNSLSTEEQERVIGRTKADDIEMSDAVKPANSHVALNTLTAPDGSAREIVRANMPFGSFEQGEFGTYFIGYAADPDVTEQMLRNMFLGSPPGTYDRILDFSTAVTGTLFYAPCADFFDAPPPSPVLSGTESLPQPASAPVAQAPAPTGADDGSLHIGSLQESAQ, from the coding sequence ATGCCCGACGCCGTCCCGGACCCGGCCGCCGCCCAGCCCGTCGTCTCGCCGCTGACCACCGCCGCCCTGATCCTGGTCGTCACGATCGAGCCCGGTGGTGAGGCCGCCGTACGCGAGGCACTGCCGGACCTCGGGGCATTCGCCCGGTCCATCGACTTCCGGTTCCCGGGCTCCGATCTGGCGTGTGTGACCGGGTTCGGCTCGGATGCCTGGGACCGGCTGTTCGCGGGGCCGCGGCCGGCCGGACTCCATCCGTTCCAGGAGTTGCGCGGCGCCCGCCACCACGCGCCCGCCACCCCCGGCGATCTGCTGTTCCACATCCGGGGCGAGCGGATGGACGTGTGCTACGAGTGGGCCGCCCGGCTGATCGGCAGACTCAGTGGGGCGGTGAAGGTCGTCGACGAGACCCAGGGGTTCCGCTACCTCGACCACCGGGATCTGCTCGGCTTCGTCGACGGGACGGAGAACCCGGTGGGTGCCGGTGCGCGGGCTGCGGCCCTCGTGGGCTCCGCCGACCCGGACTTCGCCGGCGGCAGCTATGTCATCGTGCAGAAGTATCTCCACGACCTGGCCGGCTGGAACTCGCTGAGCACGGAGGAGCAGGAGCGGGTCATCGGCCGCACCAAGGCCGACGACATCGAAATGTCCGATGCCGTCAAGCCCGCCAACTCCCATGTCGCACTGAACACCCTCACCGCGCCGGACGGGTCGGCGCGCGAGATCGTGCGCGCCAATATGCCGTTCGGCAGCTTCGAGCAGGGCGAGTTCGGCACGTACTTCATCGGTTACGCCGCCGACCCGGACGTGACCGAGCAGATGCTCCGCAACATGTTCCTCGGCAGTCCGCCCGGTACGTACGACCGTATTCTCGACTTCTCGACCGCGGTCACCGGCACGCTCTTCTACGCCCCCTGCGCCGACTTCTTCGACGCCCCGCCGCCGTCTCCCGTCCTGTCCGGGACCGAGTCCCTGCCGCAGCCGGCGTCCGCGCCGGTGGCCCAGGCCCCGGCTCCGACGGGTGCGGACGACGGTTCGCTGCACATCGGCAGCCTGCAAGAAAGCGCCCAGTGA
- a CDS encoding SDR family oxidoreductase produces the protein MNHEDGAPVLRCLVTGATGYIGGRLVPELLDAGHSVRCLARTPEKLRDHPWAGRAEVVRGDVMDPESLGPAMQGVDVAYYLVHALGSGSDFEATDRKAARTFGEQARAAGVSRIVYLGGLTPAGVPEHELSPHLRSRAEVGRILLESGVPTTALRAAVIIGSGSASFEMLRYLTERLPVMVTPSWVSTRIQPVAVRDVLRYLVGSATMPAEVSRTFDIGGPDIVTYREMMQDYAAVARLPHRLILPVPMLTPRLSSHWIGLVTPVPASIARPLAESLKYEVVCREHDITRYVPDGPGQPFTFRRALALALQRVREANVTTRWSSASVHGAPSDPLPTDPGWAGGSLYTDERELDIDAAPEALWRVIESIGGDNGWYSFPLAWAVRGWLDRAIGGVGLNRGRRDATRLRVGDSLDFWRVEEIVPGHLLRLRAEMRLPGLAWLELYAERNGTGGAHYRQRALFHPRGLLGHAYWWSVAPFHAVVFGGMARNIARATMLPTRSEQVKAASAL, from the coding sequence ATGAATCACGAAGACGGCGCACCGGTACTGCGCTGCCTGGTCACCGGTGCGACGGGCTACATCGGGGGACGGCTGGTCCCCGAACTGCTCGATGCCGGGCACAGCGTGCGCTGTCTCGCACGTACGCCCGAGAAGCTGCGGGACCACCCCTGGGCGGGCCGGGCCGAGGTCGTCCGCGGTGACGTCATGGACCCGGAGTCGCTGGGGCCGGCCATGCAGGGAGTGGACGTCGCCTACTACCTGGTGCACGCGCTCGGCAGCGGCTCGGACTTCGAGGCCACGGACCGGAAGGCGGCCAGGACATTCGGCGAGCAGGCGCGCGCCGCAGGTGTGTCACGCATCGTCTACCTGGGCGGACTCACCCCCGCCGGGGTCCCCGAGCACGAACTGTCGCCGCATCTGCGCTCGCGTGCCGAGGTCGGCAGGATCCTGCTGGAGTCGGGCGTGCCGACCACGGCTCTGCGCGCGGCCGTGATCATCGGCTCCGGTTCGGCCTCCTTCGAGATGTTGCGATACCTCACCGAACGTCTGCCGGTCATGGTCACGCCGAGCTGGGTGTCGACCAGGATCCAGCCGGTCGCCGTCCGTGACGTACTGCGGTATCTCGTGGGCAGTGCGACCATGCCTGCCGAGGTGAGTCGCACCTTCGACATCGGCGGCCCGGACATCGTCACGTACCGGGAAATGATGCAGGACTACGCGGCCGTCGCCCGCTTGCCGCATCGGCTGATCCTGCCCGTCCCGATGCTGACGCCCCGGCTGTCGAGCCACTGGATCGGGCTGGTCACACCCGTCCCCGCCTCCATCGCACGCCCGCTCGCCGAATCGCTGAAGTACGAGGTCGTGTGCCGCGAGCACGACATCACACGCTACGTCCCCGACGGGCCGGGGCAGCCGTTCACCTTCCGGAGAGCGCTCGCGCTCGCACTGCAGCGCGTGCGCGAGGCGAACGTGACGACCCGGTGGTCGTCGGCGTCTGTGCACGGTGCACCGAGCGACCCGCTGCCCACGGACCCCGGCTGGGCAGGCGGCAGCCTCTACACCGACGAGCGGGAACTCGACATCGACGCCGCCCCCGAGGCCCTGTGGCGGGTCATCGAAAGCATCGGGGGCGACAACGGCTGGTATTCCTTCCCCCTGGCATGGGCCGTCCGCGGCTGGCTCGACCGTGCGATCGGCGGTGTCGGACTGAACCGAGGCCGCCGCGACGCCACCCGGCTCAGGGTGGGCGACTCGCTGGACTTCTGGCGGGTCGAGGAGATCGTGCCGGGCCATCTGCTCCGGCTGCGCGCGGAGATGCGGCTGCCCGGCCTGGCCTGGCTGGAGCTGTACGCCGAACGGAACGGGACCGGAGGCGCGCACTACCGGCAGCGCGCGCTGTTCCATCCCCGAGGGCTGCTGGGGCACGCCTATTGGTGGAGTGTCGCCCCGTTCCACGCCGTCGTCTTCGGAGGGATGGCCCGCAACATCGCTCGCGCCACCATGCTGCCCACCCGGTCGGAGCAGGTGAAGGCAGCCTCCGCCCTCTGA
- the gndA gene encoding NADP-dependent phosphogluconate dehydrogenase yields MSGTAQIGVTGLAVMGRNLARNFARNGFTVAVHNRTTAKTDALVKEFGDEGTFVAARTPEEFVAALERPRRLVIMVKAGDPTDAVIEEFAPLLDEGDVIIDGGNAHFEDTRRREKDLRERGIHFVGVGISGGEEGALNGPSIMPGGSTRSYESLGPLLEKIAAKAKDGTPCTTHIGPDGAGHYVKMVHNGIEYADMQLIAEAYDLLRRVAGYSPAKIAETFRSWNTGRLDSYLIEITAEVLSHTDPETGKPFVDIVQDRAEQKGTGRWTVQIALDLGVPVSGIAEAVFARSLSGHADLREAARELPGPSATPLAGAEAAAFADRVEQALYASKIVSYTQGFHQIRAGSETYDWKIDLGAVAAIWRAGCIIRAAFLDRIRAAYDARPELVSLLSDQQFAQEIGAAQDDWRTVVAEAVRQGVPTPGFAAALSYYDGLRADRLPAALTQGQRDFFGAHTYRRTDRPGSFHTLWGGDRSETATG; encoded by the coding sequence ATGAGCGGCACTGCGCAGATCGGCGTCACTGGACTTGCGGTGATGGGCCGCAATCTCGCCCGGAACTTCGCACGTAACGGCTTCACCGTCGCGGTGCACAACCGTACGACTGCGAAGACCGATGCCCTGGTCAAGGAGTTCGGCGACGAGGGTACATTCGTCGCCGCGCGCACGCCCGAGGAGTTCGTGGCGGCGCTGGAACGCCCGCGCAGGCTGGTCATCATGGTGAAGGCCGGCGATCCGACGGACGCGGTGATCGAGGAGTTCGCCCCGCTGCTCGACGAGGGCGACGTCATCATCGACGGCGGCAACGCACACTTCGAGGACACCCGCCGCCGCGAGAAGGATCTGCGCGAGCGCGGCATCCATTTCGTCGGTGTCGGTATCTCGGGCGGCGAGGAGGGCGCGCTGAACGGGCCGAGCATCATGCCCGGCGGATCCACCCGGTCGTACGAATCACTGGGACCGCTGCTGGAGAAGATCGCCGCGAAGGCGAAGGACGGCACTCCGTGCACCACACACATTGGCCCCGACGGTGCCGGGCACTACGTGAAGATGGTCCACAACGGCATCGAGTACGCGGACATGCAGCTGATCGCGGAGGCGTACGACCTGCTGCGGAGGGTTGCCGGCTACTCCCCCGCGAAGATCGCCGAGACGTTCCGCAGCTGGAACACCGGCCGGCTCGACTCGTATCTGATCGAGATCACGGCGGAAGTCCTCTCCCACACGGACCCGGAGACGGGGAAGCCGTTCGTCGACATCGTGCAGGACCGGGCCGAGCAGAAGGGCACCGGCCGCTGGACCGTGCAGATCGCACTCGATCTGGGCGTGCCGGTCTCCGGCATCGCGGAGGCCGTCTTCGCCCGTTCGCTGTCGGGCCACGCGGATCTGCGGGAGGCCGCACGGGAGCTGCCGGGCCCATCGGCCACTCCACTGGCCGGAGCCGAGGCCGCGGCGTTCGCCGACCGGGTGGAGCAGGCGCTGTACGCCTCCAAGATCGTCTCGTACACGCAGGGGTTCCATCAGATCCGCGCGGGCAGCGAGACGTACGACTGGAAGATCGATCTCGGTGCGGTGGCGGCGATCTGGCGGGCCGGCTGCATCATCCGGGCGGCATTCCTGGACCGGATCCGGGCAGCGTACGACGCACGGCCGGAGCTGGTGAGTCTCCTCTCCGACCAGCAGTTCGCCCAGGAGATCGGTGCGGCGCAGGACGACTGGCGGACGGTGGTCGCCGAGGCGGTACGCCAGGGAGTGCCGACCCCCGGATTCGCCGCCGCGCTCTCGTACTACGACGGTCTGCGTGCCGACCGGCTCCCGGCGGCGCTCACTCAGGGGCAGCGGGACTTCTTCGGGGCGCACACCTACCGGCGTACGGACCGTCCTGGCTCCTTCCACACGCTCTGGGGCGGCGACCGGTCGGAGACCGCCACCGGCTGA